The DNA region TCAGAACGAATTTGCAAAAATGGCTTTCGTCATGGCCAGCAAAACCATAAGAGTAAAGATTGTGCCCGCTAATTTGTTGTATAGCAATGGCCAGTTGGTTGAGGGAGTAGTATGGGAGTTGTTGTGTGAAGTAAAGATGCCAGTTGCTTATAGCAAGGACCTACGTTGTAAAGCTCTTGCAGCCGTGGAGCGAGGTATCCCCAAAAAAGATGTCTATGAAATGTTCAATATTGGTCGCAATAGTCTTTACCTTTGGAGAAAACGTCTAGAAGAAACAGGGAGCTACAGCGCGAAAACAGGGTATCAGAAAGGCTATGGTCATAAAATCACAGACTTGGAAGTATTCAAAAGCTTTGTGCAACAGCATGCAGACAAAACCCAAGCAGAAATGGCAGAGCTGTGGCCTGGTGAAGTGAGTCGTCGTACCATCTCCAGAATGTTGAAGAAGATAGGTTTTACTCGAAAAAAAGACCTATGGATATCAAGAAAGGGATGAACAGAAGCGACAGGAATTCAGAAAAGGATTGGCAAGATTGAAACCCGAGCAAATCATCTACTGTGATGAGTCAGGAATGGATGAGCGAGATGGTCAGTATGACTATGGCTATAGTCCCGAAGGAGAAAGAGTTTACGACCTCAAGTCAGAAAGTCGTCGCGGTAGAGTCAATATGATTGCAGCCTGGCATCAGGGTAGATTGTTTGCTCCCTTTACGGTGGAAGGCTCTTGTAATCGCCATGTGTTTGAGGTGTGGCTAGAGAATTGTTTACTACCAGAATTACAACCTCATCAGGTGTTGATTTTGGATAATGCCACATTCCACAAGGGAGGGAGGATTGTAGAAATCCTTGCGCAAGCGAAATGTGAGGTGTGGTATCTGCCTCCTTACTCACCAGATTTAAACAGAATTGAACAGTGTTGGTCTTGGTTGAAAAGCCGCATTCGAAAGCAACTCAAACACTGTCCATGGGTATGCAAATTAACGTGAGTTCGGGATAAGGAAATGAGGTTCTAATCAAGCTGAAGAGAAGGTTTCTTAGGCTGATGACAGTAGGCAATTAACCGCAAAGCAAGTTGACACAAAAGTTGCCAGGACTGCGATGGCGGGAATGCTCAATCTGAGAAATATTCTTCAGTTGGTCAGTGACGGTCTCAATTAAAGCTCGCTTGCGGGCCAAAACTTTGTCACGCCAAAGCATCAGGTGATTCTTCATATTGCGACGAGGCTTAGCTAGAAGCCTCACATCATATTCTTCTTGCAAATACTGTGCCAGAGCTTGAGAGACGTAACTTTTATCTGCAAAGACTTTTCCCGATAACTCTTTCAAAAGCTCCACTACCGGTTTTCTATCATCGGTGTTGCCGGGTGTGACCTTCACATTGAGTAATTCTCCACGGTCATTGATAACCAGATGTAGTTTGAAGCCAAAGAACCAACCCACAGAGGTTTTACCTCGAGCGGCATGACCATCAAAAACGCGATGTTGAGAGATGCGGCGATTGTGACAAACCTTGATACTGGTGGCATCAATAAAGCTGATACCTGTGCATGAACCATAACAGTGCTGTAGGTAGACACATAGAGGTACTAACGTCGAAGGCATCCACTCCACAAAACGTTGGTAACGTGAGTTCGGGATAAGGAATTGGGATGAAATCCCTCCAAATTAGCCTAAAACTCCTATGAATCAATGGTTTGTTTGGAATTTTATCTATTTGCTGATTTGCAACAAAGCATTTTTATTGAAAATATCTTGTGGATTGAACTCAATCAGTAGAATATTGCATAAAATAATTGCTGCTCAATAAAGAAAAAAAGCCTCAAACCCACATTGGGAGAGACTTTTCCCCTATTGTTCTTATCC from [Leptolyngbya] sp. PCC 7376 includes:
- a CDS encoding IS630 family transposase (programmed frameshift), with protein sequence MPVAYSKDLRCKALAAVERGIPKKDVYEMFNIGRNSLYLWRKRLEETGSYSAKTGYQKGYGHKITDLEVFKSFVQQHADKTQAEMAELWPGEVSRRTISRMLKKIGFTRKKTYGYQERDEQKRQEFRKGLARLKPEQIIYCDESGMDERDGQYDYGYSPEGERVYDLKSESRRGRVNMIAAWHQGRLFAPFTVEGSCNRHVFEVWLENCLLPELQPHQVLILDNATFHKGGRIVEILAQAKCEVWYLPPYSPDLNRIEQCWSWLKSRIRKQLKHCPWVCKLT